From Halobacteriovorax sp. HLS, the proteins below share one genomic window:
- the rapA gene encoding RNA polymerase-associated protein RapA → MKDFNLGQRWISEAEPELGLGVINDLTDKTVSVLFSASAVERNYGIKTCPLKRVLFCEGDEILVENGQKLTVDKVQQENGLAFYLCGEQIISELDISDLMTFNKPQDKLFNGLVSPLDHFQLRYDTLIHRNDYSCLNVKGLLGPRVSLIPHQLYVAKEVYNRPIPRVLLADEVGLGKTIEAGMIIHQLLTSKRANRILIMVPDSLVYQWFIELHRKFALSFTVINQETTLEEGTNPFIDNEIMIVSTGLLKGAQTARELLDQAEFDVLVVDEAHHLKWSEQEASIEYQVVEKVAARTPGLLLLTATPEQLGLQGHFSRLKLLDADRFFSYEKFIKEHESFEHFAGIVKKLESGVALDIDDKEMLGDIDIDASLDKDTIISQLLDRHGTGRIYIRNTREKMKEVFDFFPKRILKEDIIELDAKTDNYDVNVFRSKAFWLLEELQRLNGNKALLICKSKAKVLALETFIRENAVNISTAVFHSDLSLMARDRQAAFFADAEGAQILLCTEIGSEGRNFEFASHLVLFDLPSNPDYLEQRIGRLDRIGQKRDIQIHVPLVKDSPEHHLFRWYNEGFSAFSLSAKCGGTLYRKFRERVEALSSETIEELISDTKKEYEIVMKELEDGRDILIEKNSYKEDVALSLRKEIRAIDNSKELREFLDIVFHHLGVDSEDLGEDVLFVRPTDNMLLPHFPGLNKDGQTFTFNRQIALEREEFGFLNWDHPLVQGISDLILSEGLGSVSVAQRKISKGSKGFFECFYVLETVHNQELESSKFFPPTIIRVLLDTKGEDFSEKWPKEMLDSKIETASRENILRVTKFPKDGVLKVISKAGELAKSKSLTIKARFEENMLNQLNEQEERLTYLKKVNPSIRDEEIEWVRMQREELQKILSIAELRLDSFRVIV, encoded by the coding sequence ATGAAAGATTTTAATTTAGGCCAACGCTGGATCAGTGAAGCTGAACCAGAACTAGGTCTTGGTGTCATCAATGACCTAACAGATAAAACAGTCTCCGTTTTATTCAGTGCAAGTGCGGTAGAGAGAAACTACGGAATAAAAACTTGTCCTCTGAAGAGAGTTTTATTTTGTGAAGGCGATGAAATATTAGTAGAAAATGGACAAAAACTGACTGTTGATAAAGTTCAGCAAGAAAATGGTTTGGCATTCTACCTTTGTGGAGAGCAGATTATTTCAGAATTAGATATTTCTGATTTGATGACGTTTAATAAGCCACAAGATAAGCTTTTTAATGGACTAGTATCTCCGCTAGATCACTTTCAGTTAAGATACGACACTTTAATTCATAGAAATGATTATAGTTGCTTAAATGTTAAAGGACTTCTAGGTCCAAGAGTTAGCTTGATTCCTCATCAGCTATATGTGGCCAAAGAAGTTTATAATAGGCCCATTCCTCGTGTTCTTCTGGCCGATGAGGTTGGGCTTGGTAAAACGATTGAAGCTGGGATGATTATTCATCAGCTTTTAACGTCTAAGAGGGCCAATAGAATTCTAATTATGGTTCCTGATTCACTTGTTTATCAGTGGTTTATTGAGCTTCATAGAAAGTTTGCTCTATCTTTTACCGTGATTAATCAAGAAACTACTTTAGAAGAAGGTACTAATCCTTTCATAGACAATGAAATTATGATTGTATCTACGGGATTACTGAAAGGAGCGCAAACAGCTCGAGAACTACTTGATCAAGCTGAGTTTGATGTTTTAGTTGTTGATGAAGCCCATCACTTAAAATGGAGTGAACAAGAAGCTTCAATTGAATATCAAGTTGTCGAGAAGGTTGCAGCTAGAACACCTGGCCTACTTCTTTTAACAGCAACTCCTGAGCAGTTAGGGTTACAAGGACACTTTAGTCGCTTAAAGCTCTTAGATGCGGATAGGTTTTTCTCTTATGAAAAATTTATTAAAGAGCATGAAAGTTTTGAGCACTTTGCTGGAATTGTAAAAAAGCTTGAGTCTGGTGTTGCTCTTGATATTGATGATAAGGAAATGTTAGGTGATATAGATATTGATGCAAGCTTAGATAAAGATACAATCATTTCGCAGCTTCTTGATAGACATGGAACAGGTCGGATTTATATTCGTAACACAAGAGAAAAAATGAAGGAAGTCTTCGACTTTTTTCCTAAAAGAATTCTAAAAGAAGATATTATTGAATTAGATGCCAAGACTGATAATTACGACGTTAACGTTTTCAGATCAAAAGCATTTTGGCTATTAGAAGAGCTTCAGAGATTAAATGGTAATAAGGCCTTACTTATTTGTAAGTCAAAGGCAAAGGTTCTCGCACTAGAGACGTTTATAAGAGAGAATGCTGTTAATATTTCTACAGCTGTATTTCACTCTGACTTATCTTTAATGGCAAGAGATAGACAGGCCGCTTTCTTTGCAGATGCTGAGGGGGCTCAAATCTTGTTATGTACAGAGATTGGTTCGGAGGGGAGAAATTTCGAATTTGCCTCTCACTTAGTACTCTTCGATCTCCCTTCTAATCCAGATTATCTAGAGCAACGAATTGGTCGACTTGATCGAATCGGTCAAAAAAGAGATATCCAAATACATGTTCCACTTGTTAAGGACTCACCAGAGCACCATCTTTTTAGATGGTATAACGAAGGCTTTAGCGCCTTTTCTCTTTCTGCTAAGTGTGGAGGTACGTTGTATCGCAAGTTTAGAGAAAGAGTTGAAGCCCTTAGTAGTGAAACAATAGAAGAATTAATCTCAGATACTAAGAAAGAGTATGAGATTGTAATGAAAGAACTTGAAGATGGAAGAGATATCCTTATAGAGAAAAACTCTTATAAAGAAGATGTTGCTCTTAGTTTAAGAAAAGAAATAAGAGCTATTGATAACTCTAAAGAACTAAGAGAGTTTCTTGACATTGTTTTTCATCACCTTGGAGTTGATTCTGAAGACCTTGGTGAAGATGTTCTCTTTGTTCGTCCAACGGATAATATGCTTCTTCCTCACTTTCCAGGCCTTAATAAAGATGGACAGACGTTTACTTTTAATAGGCAAATTGCTCTTGAAAGAGAGGAATTTGGCTTTTTAAATTGGGATCATCCACTAGTTCAAGGTATTAGTGATCTTATTCTTAGTGAAGGTTTAGGTTCGGTAAGTGTAGCACAAAGAAAGATTTCAAAAGGTTCGAAAGGATTCTTTGAGTGCTTCTATGTTTTAGAAACAGTTCATAATCAAGAGTTAGAGTCATCTAAATTCTTTCCTCCAACAATAATTAGAGTCCTACTTGATACTAAAGGAGAAGACTTTAGCGAAAAGTGGCCAAAAGAAATGCTTGATAGCAAAATTGAAACGGCTTCACGAGAAAATATCCTGAGAGTTACGAAGTTCCCTAAGGACGGTGTTCTAAAGGTTATTTCCAAAGCAGGGGAGCTTGCTAAGAGTAAGTCGCTGACTATAAAAGCACGATTTGAAGAAAATATGCTTAATCAGTTGAATGAACAAGAAGAGAGACTGACTTACTTAAAGAAAGTTAATCCTTCAATACGTGATGAAGAGATTGAATGGGTAAGAATGCAACGAGAAGAACTTCAGAAAATTCTTTCTATTGCTGAGCTTCGCCTCGATAGTTTTAGAGTGATTGTTTAA
- a CDS encoding serine/threonine protein kinase yields the protein MSQKMWGDKETQFFYQLGPDQILDAIDNLGLETTGRTMVMNSMENRVYEIEIYSNSDNISEHSVIAKFYRPGRWSKEQILDEHKFLQELDEEEIPVIAPMSFNGETLFLDENSGLYYCVFPKKGGRAPDEMNIDDLEILGRTLARLHNIGASKKAEHRLEITPQNYGLKNLEYLLDKKVIPPHLEQSYKSLVEKICAISSPLFKKDKFIRLHGDCHIGNIIRRDETALHLIDFDDMVMGPEVQDIWLAIPGIDNEARQDREILLEAYETMRPFAREQLKLIEPLRTLRFIHFSTWISKRWEDPAFKLHFPQFAEHHYWDIQIQDLTNQLRIIEQSLAETPYY from the coding sequence ATGTCACAAAAAATGTGGGGCGACAAAGAAACCCAATTCTTTTACCAATTAGGCCCTGATCAAATACTAGATGCCATAGATAATCTAGGTCTAGAGACAACAGGTAGAACAATGGTCATGAATTCGATGGAAAATCGTGTTTATGAAATTGAGATTTATAGTAATTCGGATAATATTTCAGAACATTCTGTGATCGCTAAATTTTATAGACCTGGAAGATGGTCAAAAGAACAAATTTTAGATGAGCATAAGTTTCTTCAAGAGTTAGATGAAGAAGAGATTCCCGTCATTGCTCCAATGAGTTTTAATGGAGAGACTTTATTTCTCGATGAAAATTCAGGTCTTTACTACTGTGTTTTTCCTAAAAAAGGAGGAAGAGCACCTGATGAGATGAATATTGATGATCTTGAGATTCTTGGAAGAACTTTAGCACGACTTCACAATATTGGGGCCTCCAAGAAAGCCGAGCACAGACTCGAAATAACACCTCAAAACTACGGATTGAAAAACCTTGAGTATCTTCTGGATAAGAAAGTCATTCCACCTCATTTAGAGCAGAGCTATAAGTCACTGGTTGAAAAGATTTGCGCAATTAGTTCTCCACTTTTTAAGAAAGATAAATTTATTCGCCTTCATGGCGATTGTCATATTGGAAATATAATTAGAAGAGACGAAACAGCTCTTCATCTGATAGACTTCGATGACATGGTCATGGGGCCTGAAGTTCAAGATATATGGCTGGCCATTCCAGGAATTGACAATGAAGCCAGACAAGATAGAGAGATTCTACTTGAGGCCTATGAAACAATGAGACCATTCGCTAGAGAACAATTAAAACTTATAGAACCGTTAAGAACTCTTCGTTTCATTCACTTCAGTACTTGGATCTCCAAAAGATGGGAAGACCCAGCATTTAAGTTACATTTCCCACAGTTTGCTGAACATCATTACTGGGATATTCAAATTCAAGACCTAACAAACCAATTGAGAATCATTGAACAATCATTAGCTGAAACCCCATACTACTGA
- a CDS encoding 2-hydroxychromene-2-carboxylate isomerase produces the protein MDFYFDFLSPYSYLAFQWLKKNKVLLDGLSIELNFVPVTMAKIIHSHETKGPAEIETKRNYLFRDCLRYSAVNKIDFVAPKSLPFNSLYALRLVLAVNEPGDRFKMIDSLFSASWGSGKDISDEFELKSILEEAGFSTDLLEMTTSKDIRRILKTNVNGAIDRGVFGVPTFFYKDELFWGNDSTKYLELAIAGKDPMDKDKYNNFLNNHPFN, from the coding sequence ATGGACTTTTATTTTGACTTTTTATCTCCATATTCTTACTTAGCATTTCAGTGGTTAAAGAAGAATAAGGTCTTACTTGATGGTCTATCTATTGAGCTAAACTTCGTGCCTGTGACCATGGCAAAAATTATTCATTCACATGAAACGAAAGGCCCTGCCGAAATTGAAACGAAGAGAAATTATCTCTTTCGAGATTGCTTGAGATATAGTGCTGTTAACAAGATTGACTTTGTTGCCCCAAAGTCTCTTCCATTCAATTCGTTATATGCTCTAAGACTTGTTCTTGCAGTTAATGAACCAGGTGACAGATTTAAAATGATTGACTCTCTTTTTAGTGCAAGCTGGGGGAGTGGAAAAGATATTAGTGATGAGTTTGAGTTGAAGTCTATTTTGGAAGAGGCAGGCTTTAGTACCGATCTGCTAGAAATGACAACTTCTAAAGATATTAGAAGGATTCTTAAAACGAATGTTAATGGTGCTATCGATAGAGGAGTTTTTGGTGTACCAACGTTCTTCTATAAAGATGAACTTTTTTGGGGGAATGACTCAACTAAGTATTTGGAACTTGCTATCGCAGGTAAGGATCCAATGGATAAAGATAAATATAATAACTTTTTAAATAATCACCCATTTAACTAA
- a CDS encoding peptidylprolyl isomerase — protein MKVLIALILAMTTLTTFAAKKRTTVVMETTKGNIEIELFEDSAPISSKNFLSYVDSKFYEGTIFHRVIDNFMIQGGGYDSKLVEKKTMPAIKNEATNRISNSTGTIAMARTSSVNSATSQFFINVNNNTFLDHRSSDPREFGYAVFGKVTKGMSVVNVIKKAAKSPKGAHTDLPAETIMIKKVYVKK, from the coding sequence ATGAAAGTATTAATTGCCTTAATTCTTGCAATGACAACGCTTACTACATTTGCTGCTAAGAAACGTACTACTGTAGTAATGGAAACGACTAAAGGGAATATCGAAATTGAGCTATTCGAAGATAGTGCGCCAATCTCTTCAAAGAACTTTTTAAGCTACGTAGATAGCAAGTTCTATGAAGGAACTATTTTTCATAGAGTTATTGATAACTTTATGATTCAAGGTGGTGGATATGATTCAAAATTAGTTGAAAAGAAGACGATGCCTGCCATCAAGAATGAAGCAACTAATAGAATTAGTAACTCTACTGGCACTATTGCAATGGCCAGAACTTCTTCGGTCAATTCAGCTACTAGTCAGTTTTTTATCAATGTTAATAATAATACTTTTCTAGATCACAGAAGCTCAGATCCAAGAGAGTTTGGTTATGCTGTTTTTGGTAAGGTTACTAAGGGAATGAGTGTTGTTAATGTAATCAAAAAAGCTGCAAAGTCTCCTAAGGGAGCACACACAGACCTCCCTGCTGAAACAATTATGATTAAGAAAGTATACGTTAAGAAATAA
- a CDS encoding HD-GYP domain-containing protein, translated as MAYTPLRIRTVKPSRELTFDLFIFFKDQYIIYANRGSEIEEEKYGKLKKQKIAKFYIDESDEMNYQKFLDALLNETMNSETATTEEKVNLVEGVCGTAVERMQKDPESETSYKMTENAARSLRQCISDNPEALKEIFGKKVEEEDLLIKHSLNVSALSMKLGQKMNLSEEELDEIAVAGLLHDIGLMQMDQEARDLFKKNRKDLKPDERLLYGAHVKDCMAVLAEKPYVNKKTMNLILNHEEVKSGDGPNKKTQLSQSEYILSLVNIYDKMCITTEMTPKEVIKEILIEELGNFELDLLNKFKGVLTEEGLLDL; from the coding sequence ATGGCGTACACTCCTTTACGAATCAGAACTGTAAAACCAAGTCGAGAACTAACTTTCGATTTATTTATATTTTTCAAAGATCAATATATTATTTATGCAAATAGAGGCAGCGAAATCGAAGAAGAGAAATATGGAAAATTAAAAAAGCAAAAGATTGCAAAGTTCTATATTGATGAATCTGATGAGATGAACTATCAAAAGTTTTTGGATGCCTTATTAAATGAAACAATGAACTCTGAAACAGCTACGACCGAAGAGAAAGTAAACCTAGTAGAGGGAGTTTGTGGGACAGCTGTTGAGCGTATGCAAAAAGACCCTGAAAGTGAGACTTCTTACAAAATGACTGAGAACGCGGCAAGAAGTCTTAGACAGTGTATTAGTGATAACCCAGAAGCCCTTAAAGAGATTTTTGGCAAAAAGGTTGAAGAGGAAGACCTCTTAATTAAACATTCATTAAACGTAAGTGCACTTTCAATGAAGCTTGGTCAAAAAATGAACCTTAGTGAAGAAGAACTTGATGAAATTGCTGTTGCTGGACTACTTCATGATATCGGTCTCATGCAAATGGACCAAGAGGCCAGGGACTTATTCAAAAAGAATAGAAAGGATCTAAAGCCTGATGAAAGACTTCTCTATGGAGCCCATGTAAAAGACTGCATGGCCGTACTCGCTGAAAAGCCATATGTGAATAAGAAGACCATGAATCTGATTTTAAACCATGAGGAAGTGAAGTCTGGAGATGGACCGAATAAGAAAACACAACTTTCTCAAAGTGAATACATTCTCTCACTTGTTAATATTTATGACAAAATGTGTATCACTACAGAGATGACACCTAAAGAAGTAATAAAAGAAATTCTTATAGAAGAACTTGGAAATTTCGAGCTTGATTTATTAAATAAATTTAAAGGTGTTCTAACTGAGGAAGGTCTTCTTGACCTCTAA
- a CDS encoding sensor histidine kinase: MVKFIHVQFIRLLISIIFCVEINDAYGYVSNLSEKVSDRRIDLTQHVEKIQTDSNVLFTEVYNSAKKFQVNNKAELKQEYTKSALWVKFTLYNDTDKELKRYLYLDSTLSGKLELFVINDNGTLVHQEQNGNSVSYAFRKVKSLVPAFYLSILPNEKLTYYIKRTSKHRLDTKIFLADEETFKKEDDSKKLFLYFYFGAVLAIALYNLLIWFFTKDIIYLLYFFLCVGISSLVLNLNGALDYFFMPKNFNFSKYVLLSSALAILFTSIFSLNFLKIKHNLPTALRYYKFAFIFILLHISIVFTPFFTKYSNILGITIDLTLALTLLLILVTTLLCLKKKVIMAKFYLGSFIFIFIGAGIWFSMNLGLLPVNIFTKNSLLIGNLLEVIIIALGLAYKIAYIDKINDKVKQESVLHQKFLRLSRVLSHDISNSLFVITGFSRKIKRDPNLVNKIETWEKIDRASQNISNILHNVRAELIENEKSPINLSDVNVYKTIEDSRFIFQDKLSEKSISLENNIDPAFEVYSEPTILLNHIINNLMSNSIKFSYENSKILFSSYETNSTKSIVVSDSGIGISKENINNFLRYKSINTTPGTSGEEGTGNGLRLISNYMGRFGGHIEIESQEKHEKTNSSGTKITLTFPSLS, encoded by the coding sequence ATGGTTAAGTTTATACATGTTCAATTTATTCGACTACTCATTTCAATCATTTTCTGTGTAGAAATTAATGATGCGTATGGATATGTTTCCAATCTCAGCGAAAAAGTCAGCGACAGAAGAATTGATTTAACTCAACATGTCGAGAAGATTCAAACTGACTCAAATGTATTATTTACAGAAGTTTATAATTCGGCAAAGAAGTTTCAAGTAAATAACAAAGCTGAGCTAAAGCAAGAATACACCAAATCTGCTCTTTGGGTGAAATTCACACTCTATAACGATACTGATAAAGAACTTAAAAGATACTTGTATCTAGACAGCACATTATCAGGAAAACTCGAACTATTTGTAATAAATGATAATGGGACGCTAGTTCATCAAGAACAAAACGGTAATTCAGTAAGCTATGCATTTAGAAAAGTAAAATCTTTAGTTCCTGCTTTTTATTTATCAATCCTCCCTAATGAAAAATTAACATATTACATAAAAAGAACCTCTAAACATAGATTAGATACTAAAATTTTCCTAGCAGATGAGGAAACCTTTAAAAAGGAAGATGATAGTAAGAAGCTATTTCTTTACTTCTACTTTGGAGCGGTTTTAGCAATCGCTTTATACAACTTGCTCATATGGTTTTTTACTAAAGATATTATTTATCTTCTATATTTCTTTCTTTGCGTAGGTATCTCATCATTAGTTCTTAATCTGAATGGAGCTCTAGATTACTTTTTCATGCCCAAGAACTTCAACTTTTCAAAATATGTTCTTCTATCATCAGCATTGGCAATATTGTTTACTTCAATTTTCTCTCTCAATTTTTTAAAAATTAAACACAATCTCCCCACGGCACTACGCTATTATAAATTCGCATTTATTTTCATACTCCTGCATATTTCAATTGTCTTCACACCTTTTTTTACAAAGTATTCTAATATTCTTGGAATAACAATTGACTTAACTTTAGCCTTAACACTTCTTCTTATCTTAGTTACAACCCTTCTATGTCTAAAGAAAAAAGTTATCATGGCCAAGTTCTATCTAGGCTCATTTATTTTTATATTTATAGGTGCTGGAATTTGGTTTTCTATGAACCTAGGACTTCTACCTGTAAATATATTTACAAAAAACTCTCTACTAATAGGCAACCTTTTAGAGGTCATCATAATTGCCCTAGGTCTAGCTTATAAAATTGCTTATATTGATAAAATTAACGACAAAGTTAAGCAAGAGTCAGTTCTACATCAAAAATTTCTAAGACTGTCTCGAGTTTTATCTCATGACATATCAAACTCCCTCTTTGTTATAACTGGGTTTAGTCGAAAAATTAAAAGAGATCCGAATCTTGTTAACAAGATCGAAACTTGGGAAAAAATAGATAGGGCTTCACAAAATATAAGTAATATTTTACACAACGTTAGAGCTGAGTTAATTGAGAATGAGAAAAGTCCAATAAATTTATCAGATGTAAATGTATATAAAACCATTGAAGACTCTAGATTTATATTTCAAGATAAGTTGAGCGAAAAGTCTATCTCCTTAGAAAATAATATAGATCCTGCATTCGAGGTTTATAGTGAGCCTACTATATTATTAAATCACATTATAAATAACCTAATGTCTAACTCCATCAAATTCTCTTACGAAAATTCTAAAATTTTATTTTCTTCTTACGAGACAAACTCAACAAAATCAATAGTAGTCTCAGATAGCGGTATTGGGATATCTAAAGAAAATATTAACAACTTTTTAAGATATAAATCTATTAATACAACACCTGGAACAAGTGGCGAAGAAGGAACGGGAAATGGATTAAGATTAATATCCAACTACATGGGACGCTTTGGAGGACATATTGAAATCGAATCTCAAGAAAAACATGAGAAAACTAACTCTTCCGGAACAAAAATAACTCTAACCTTTCCAAGCTTGAGTTAA
- a CDS encoding GNAT family N-acetyltransferase: MFKVLKANIGEHLHKIVDFQVAMAMETENLELDKETVTRGVTAVFEDSTKGIYYVALNSNQEIIGSLLTVNEWSDWRCKTVKWIHSVYIIKEMRSQKVFRTMYEYLKDIVVKDEDLAGLRLYVDKSNTKAQSVYHKIGMSNEHYELFEWLK, from the coding sequence ATGTTTAAAGTTTTAAAAGCAAATATTGGTGAACATTTACATAAAATTGTCGATTTTCAAGTTGCGATGGCAATGGAAACAGAGAATTTAGAGTTAGATAAAGAAACTGTTACAAGAGGAGTTACGGCAGTCTTCGAAGACTCTACGAAGGGAATATATTACGTGGCCCTTAATTCTAACCAAGAAATTATTGGCTCTCTTCTTACTGTAAATGAATGGAGTGATTGGCGCTGCAAAACCGTCAAATGGATACACTCAGTTTACATAATCAAAGAAATGCGCTCTCAAAAAGTCTTTAGAACAATGTATGAATACTTAAAGGATATTGTCGTAAAGGACGAAGACCTTGCAGGTCTTAGACTATATGTAGATAAATCCAACACGAAGGCCCAGAGTGTATATCATAAGATTGGTATGTCTAATGAACACTATGAGCTTTTCGAGTGGTTAAAGTAA